A section of the Bos indicus isolate NIAB-ARS_2022 breed Sahiwal x Tharparkar chromosome 26, NIAB-ARS_B.indTharparkar_mat_pri_1.0, whole genome shotgun sequence genome encodes:
- the NKX6-2 gene encoding homeobox protein Nkx-6.2 — protein MDANRPGAFVLSSAPLAALHNMAEMKTSLFPYALQGPAGFKAPALGGLGAQLPLGTPHGISDILGRPVGAAGGGLLGGLPRLNGLASSAGVYFGPAAAVARGYPKPLAELPGRPPIFWPGVVQGSPWRDPRLAGPAQAGGVLDKDGKKKHSRPTFSGQQIFALEKTFEQTKYLAGPERARLAYSLGMTESQVKVWFQNRRTKWRKRHAAEMASAKKKQDSDAEKLKVGGSDAEDDDDEYNRPLDPNSDDEKITRLLKKHRAPNLALVSPCGGGAGDAS, from the exons atGGACGCTAACCGCCCGGGCGCGTTCGTGCTGAGCAGCGCCCCGCTGGCCGCGCTGCACAACATGGCCGAGATGAAGACGTCGCTGTTCCCATATGCGTTGCAGGGCCCGGCCGGCTTCAAGGCGCCCGCGCTGGGCGGCCTGGGCGCGCAGCTGCCCCTTGGCACCCCGCACGGCATCAGCGACATCCTGGGGCGGCCGGTGGGCGCAGCGGGTGGCGGCCTCCTGGGCGGCCTGCCCCGGCTCAACGGGCTGGCCTCGTCGGCTGGCGTCTACTTCGGGCCCGCGGCCGCCGTTGCGCGCGGCTATCCCAAGCCCCTGGCGGAGCTTCCCGGGCGCCCGcccatcttctggcccggagtgGTGCAGGGCTCGCCCTGGAGGGACCCCCGCCTGGCCGGCCCGG CCCAGGCCGGCGGGGTCCTGGACAAGGACGGCAAGAAGAAGCACTCGCGGCCGACCTTCTCGGGCCAGCAGATCTTCGCGCTGGAGAAGACTTTCGAGCAGACGAAGTACCTGGCGGGGCCCGAGCGCGCGCGCCTCGCCTACTCCCTGGGCATGACCGAGAGCCAGGTCAAG GTGTGGTTCCAGAACCGCCGGACCAAGTGGCGCAAGCGGCACGCGGCGGAGATGGCGTCGGCCAAGAAGAAGCAGGACTCGGACGCCGAGAAACTGAAGGTGGGCGGCTCGGACGCGGAGGACGACGACGACGAGTACAACCGGCCCCTGGACCCCAACTCGGACGACGAGAAGATCACGCGGCTGCTCAAGAAGCACAGAGCCCCGAACTTGGCGCTGGTCAGCCCgtgcggcggcggcgcgggggaCGCCTCCTGA